A part of Hippea maritima DSM 10411 genomic DNA contains:
- a CDS encoding NAD(P)H-dependent glycerol-3-phosphate dehydrogenase — protein sequence MRKIYNIGVLGAGSWGTTIANLLSINGHNVVLYVREDELFKEIKKTRINNIYLNGIKLSERLKFSQDVNETANKKDIIVSAIPVKFLRDTLKKISCNIEGVVISLSKGIENETFCRPSQIIGKTLGIEIDRVAALSGPNFAKEVALKLPTATVIASTNKETAILTQNAFSNSYFRVYTSNDIAGVEICGALKNIMAIASGVSDGLNLGDNARASLITRGLSEISRLGLKLGAKQETFMGLAGIGDLMLTATGSLSRNRTVGLRIAKGEKIKVILESMKMVPEGVNTTKSVYNLSKEKNIDMPITNEIYKILYEGKKPFDALKDLMNRPLKAENYLL from the coding sequence ATGAGAAAAATATATAATATAGGTGTTCTGGGCGCAGGTAGTTGGGGAACGACTATAGCAAATCTTTTATCCATTAATGGTCACAATGTAGTCTTGTATGTAAGAGAAGATGAACTGTTTAAAGAAATAAAGAAAACACGAATAAACAATATATACTTAAACGGCATAAAATTGTCCGAACGATTAAAATTTTCCCAGGATGTAAACGAAACTGCAAACAAAAAAGACATAATAGTATCAGCGATACCTGTTAAATTTTTAAGGGATACACTGAAAAAGATATCATGTAATATAGAAGGTGTAGTTATATCTTTAAGTAAAGGTATAGAAAATGAAACGTTTTGTAGACCATCTCAAATTATAGGGAAAACACTTGGCATAGAAATTGATAGAGTGGCAGCTTTAAGCGGGCCAAATTTTGCAAAAGAGGTGGCTTTAAAACTCCCCACTGCAACTGTTATCGCATCAACAAATAAAGAAACAGCTATATTGACCCAAAATGCTTTCAGTAATAGTTATTTCAGGGTTTACACATCAAATGATATAGCAGGTGTGGAAATATGTGGAGCTTTAAAAAACATAATGGCTATAGCAAGTGGCGTAAGTGACGGTTTGAATTTGGGTGATAACGCTAGGGCAAGTCTAATAACAAGGGGCTTGAGTGAAATATCAAGGCTTGGCTTAAAATTGGGTGCAAAACAAGAAACCTTTATGGGGCTTGCAGGAATAGGTGATTTAATGCTTACAGCAACAGGGAGTTTAAGTAGAAATAGAACAGTAGGGCTAAGAATAGCAAAGGGCGAAAAGATAAAGGTTATATTGGAGAGCATGAAAATGGTCCCAGAAGGTGTAAATACAACAAAATCTGTTTACAATCTATCCAAAGAAAAAAATATAGATATGCCTATAACTAATGAAATATACAAAATACTATACGAGGGCAAAAAACCCTTCGATGCCCTGAAAGATTTAATGAATAGGCCGCTTAAAGCAGAAAATTATTTACTTTAG
- a CDS encoding FliM/FliN family flagellar motor switch protein, which translates to MNPNREKIKKEFEKYFDIPLKMVFDLATTQVKVKDLLKWKEGDIIETNKMAGEYININIENKPLGMGEVIVLDNKFAIRITNIFTKDDLMELNVK; encoded by the coding sequence ATGAATCCAAATAGAGAAAAGATAAAGAAAGAATTCGAAAAATATTTTGACATACCTTTAAAAATGGTGTTTGACCTTGCAACCACTCAAGTCAAGGTAAAGGATCTACTTAAATGGAAAGAAGGCGATATTATAGAGACAAACAAAATGGCAGGTGAATATATAAACATAAATATAGAAAATAAACCCTTGGGTATGGGAGAGGTTATAGTTCTTGATAACAAATTTGCAATTAGAATAACAAATATATTTACAAAAGACGATTTAATGGAACTCAATGTAAAATGA
- a CDS encoding type III pantothenate kinase — protein MLVAVDIGNTNIVIGVFLKDRFLNFRLSTNPKLTQDEYCINLYNLFNLYSLREKITGSIVSSVVPQITPRIINAIKTVFDIKPMEVGPGIKTGMLIKYHNPAEVGADRIVNAVGAYEEFKDALIVIDSGTAITFDVISKKGEYIGGAIAPGINISADALALKTAKLPRVPLQMPKEVIGKTTMHSMQSGLFYGYLSMIEGMINRIKDEMGHECVVVITGGDSALFYKHLNQIDHYRPYLTLFGLKAIYEKNI, from the coding sequence ATGCTTGTTGCAGTTGATATAGGAAATACAAATATTGTAATAGGTGTGTTTCTGAAAGATAGATTCTTAAATTTTCGTCTTAGTACAAACCCTAAACTAACACAGGATGAATACTGTATTAACCTTTATAACCTTTTTAATTTATATTCATTAAGAGAAAAAATAACAGGTTCTATTGTATCTTCTGTCGTTCCTCAAATCACACCAAGAATCATAAACGCTATAAAGACCGTGTTTGATATAAAACCCATGGAGGTAGGACCAGGAATAAAAACAGGCATGCTCATAAAATATCACAATCCTGCCGAGGTTGGGGCAGACAGAATTGTAAATGCTGTTGGAGCGTATGAGGAGTTTAAGGATGCATTAATAGTAATAGACTCAGGTACCGCAATAACATTTGATGTAATAAGTAAAAAAGGTGAGTACATTGGTGGAGCTATAGCTCCTGGTATAAATATATCTGCTGATGCCTTGGCTTTGAAAACAGCTAAACTACCCCGGGTTCCGCTTCAGATGCCCAAAGAGGTGATAGGAAAAACGACAATGCACAGTATGCAGTCAGGTCTTTTCTATGGCTATTTATCAATGATAGAGGGCATGATAAATAGAATAAAAGACGAGATGGGTCATGAGTGTGTTGTAGTTATAACAGGCGGAGATAGTGCTTTGTTTTATAAACATCTAAATCAAATAGACCACTACAGGCCGTACTTAACCCTGTTTGGTTTGAAGGCTATATATGAGAAAAATATATAA
- a CDS encoding flagellar basal body-associated FliL family protein has protein sequence MAKEKEAPAENQEAPKKKGKGKLLIIIIAVVILAVAGVAVKMFLFNGTKKQTTPNQHKSEVTHEQAQEEEPVEPAESTVVSQSHLTPVVIGPIIVNLADVGGDRYLKIKLVLLEAKRAAKKEEKEGEKTGISLEDAVVKDTIISVLSAKTSDDLLSASGKEELKNELISAINQALHMNLVKRIYFLSFIIQ, from the coding sequence ATGGCAAAAGAGAAAGAAGCTCCCGCTGAAAATCAAGAGGCCCCAAAGAAAAAAGGGAAGGGTAAACTTCTAATCATTATAATAGCTGTAGTCATATTAGCTGTTGCTGGTGTTGCAGTCAAGATGTTTCTTTTTAATGGCACAAAAAAACAGACAACACCAAACCAACACAAAAGCGAAGTAACTCACGAGCAGGCCCAAGAAGAGGAGCCGGTAGAACCCGCAGAAAGCACTGTGGTTAGCCAATCTCATCTGACACCTGTTGTCATAGGTCCTATAATCGTCAATTTAGCTGATGTTGGTGGCGATAGGTATTTAAAAATAAAACTAGTCCTCCTTGAGGCTAAAAGAGCTGCCAAAAAAGAAGAAAAAGAGGGTGAAAAAACCGGTATATCTTTAGAAGATGCTGTTGTTAAAGACACTATAATATCTGTTTTGTCTGCAAAAACATCGGACGATTTACTTTCAGCTTCAGGCAAAGAAGAGCTCAAAAACGAACTTATCAGCGCTATAAATCAAGCATTACATATGAATTTAGTTAAAAGAATATACTTTTTATCGTTTATAATACAATGA